The following are from one region of the Actinoplanes sp. L3-i22 genome:
- a CDS encoding glycoside hydrolase family 6 protein, with amino-acid sequence MRVRFVVLAVVASLALVACSDDPAPRPAPTTASPSASVEQFYVQPSGPAVAQVQQWTAEGRTADATAVQRIADAPTAVWFADADPGFADKARDLVTAAQAAGRTPVLVAYYVPQRDCGGHSGGGAPDAQAYRQWIAQLAAAVNGSPALVVLEPDAVTHVLQNCLSESAATERYQLLGEAIRAFKADPWVRVYLDGGNPGWIKDIDRVVDSLRKAGVADADGFSLNVANFETTKANLDYGTAISDHLGGKHFVIDTSRNGNGPAETEGSGDGHWCNPPGRALGPAPTTQTGQPRVDAYLWVKRPGESDGACGGGAPEAGRWWPEYALDLATG; translated from the coding sequence ATGAGAGTTCGTTTCGTGGTCCTGGCCGTCGTCGCCAGCCTGGCCCTGGTGGCCTGCTCCGACGACCCCGCCCCCCGGCCCGCCCCGACGACGGCCAGCCCGTCCGCGTCCGTCGAGCAGTTCTACGTGCAGCCGTCCGGGCCGGCGGTCGCCCAGGTCCAGCAGTGGACCGCGGAGGGCCGGACCGCCGACGCCACCGCGGTGCAGCGGATCGCCGACGCGCCGACCGCGGTCTGGTTCGCCGACGCCGATCCGGGTTTCGCCGACAAGGCCCGGGACCTGGTCACCGCCGCGCAGGCGGCCGGCCGGACCCCGGTGCTGGTGGCCTACTACGTTCCGCAACGGGACTGCGGCGGGCACTCCGGCGGCGGCGCGCCCGACGCGCAGGCCTACCGCCAGTGGATCGCCCAGCTCGCGGCCGCGGTGAACGGCTCCCCGGCGCTCGTCGTGCTGGAGCCGGACGCGGTCACGCACGTACTGCAGAATTGTCTTTCGGAATCGGCCGCCACGGAGCGTTATCAGCTCCTCGGGGAGGCCATCCGGGCCTTCAAGGCGGATCCTTGGGTGCGCGTCTACCTCGACGGCGGCAATCCGGGCTGGATCAAGGACATCGATCGCGTCGTCGACTCGCTGCGGAAGGCCGGGGTCGCCGACGCGGACGGTTTCAGCCTCAACGTCGCCAACTTCGAAACCACCAAAGCCAACCTCGATTACGGTACGGCCATCTCGGATCACCTGGGTGGCAAGCACTTCGTGATCGACACGAGCCGCAACGGCAACGGCCCCGCCGAGACCGAGGGGTCCGGGGACGGCCACTGGTGCAACCCGCCCGGCCGCGCCCTCGGTCCGGCGCCGACCACCCAGACCGGCCAGCCCCGGGTCGACGCCTACCTGTGGGTGAAACGCCCCGGCGAGTCCGACGGCGCGTGCGGCGGCGGCGCCCCGGAGGCCGGCCGGTGGTGGCCGGAGTACGCCCTCGATCTGGCCACCGGCTGA